One region of Anser cygnoides isolate HZ-2024a breed goose chromosome 22, Taihu_goose_T2T_genome, whole genome shotgun sequence genomic DNA includes:
- the LOC106049679 gene encoding retinol dehydrogenase 8-like → MAPRTVLITGCSSGIGLALAVRLARDKQRRFRVIATVRNVSRSGALVAAAGPALGRTLEIKQLDVCDEGSIRACLDSIPGRHVDVLVSNAGVGMIGPLECQSLAAMQGLMDTNFFGLVRLVKEVLPDMKRRRSGHIVVISSVMGLQGIVFNDVYAASKFAVEGFCESLVVQALRFNVAISLVEPGPVTTEFEAKVYEEAERADYSQTDPETAEIFTNLYLRNSKDVFASLGQSPEDIAEHTLRVIEAARPPFRHQTNTAYTPMAALKHADPSGALMTDAFYKLVFKYDAMLRLGLRAIRLLRWKAQKVQAGARLLGFK, encoded by the exons ATGGCTCCCAGGACGGTGCTGATCACCGGCTGCTCCTCCGGCATCGGGCTGGCGCTGGCCGTGCGGCTGGCGCGGGACAAGCAGCGCCGCTTCCGAG tCATCGCCACGGTGAGGAACGTGTCTCGGAGCGGGGCTctggtggcggcggcggggccggcgctggGCCGGACACTGGAGATCAAGCAGCTGGACGTGTGCGACGAGGGCTCCATCCGCGCCTGCCTCGACAGCATCCCCGGGCGCCACGTCGATGTCCTGG tcaGCAACGCCGGCGTGGGGATGATCGGGCCCCTGGAGTGCCAGAGCCTGGCCGCCATGCAGGGCCTCATGGACACCAACTTCTTCGGCCTCGTCCGCCTGGTGAAGGAGGTGCTGCCCGACATGAAGCGGCGCCGCAGCGGCCACATCGTGGTCATCAGCAGCGTCATGGGCCTGCAGG GCATCGTCTTCAACGACGTCTACGCGGCCTCCAAGTTCGCCGTGGAGGGCTTCTGCGAGAGCCTGGTGGTGCAGGCGCTGCGCTTCAACGTGGC CATCAGCCTGGTGGAGCCGGGGCCGGTGACGACGGAGTTCGAGGCCAAGGTGTACGAGGAGGCCGAGCGCGCAGACTACTCGCAGACTGACCCCGAGACCGCCGAGATCTTCACCAACCTCTACCTGAGGAACTCCAAGGACGTCTTCGCCAGCCTGGGGCAGAGCCCGGAGGACATCGCGGAG CACACGCTGCGGGTGATCGAGGCGGCCCGGCCGCCCTTCCGGCACCAGACCAACACGGCGTACACGCCGATGGCCGCGCTGAAGCACGCCGACCCCAGCGGTGCCCTGATGACCGACGCCTTCTACAAGCTGGTCTTCAAGTACGACGCGATGCTGCGGCTCGGCCTCCGCGCCATCCGCCTGCTGCGCTGGAAGGCCCAGAAGGTGCAGGCGGGCGCCCGGCTGCTGGGCTTCAAGTAG
- the GRB7 gene encoding growth factor receptor-bound protein 7 isoform X4: protein MPGPAGGWRDAAGAADDAMDGGAQQSGLREPPGAGGTEQEGDAGEGPPAADLRRSQPLFIHGSSRPPAEEEPRASSLPCIPNPFPELCSPSNSPILSSLPGGQGPPREGTCHLVKVFSEDGSCRSLEVSAGTTARQLCEMLVQRTHALHDHSWALVELHQHLALERCLEDHESVVEVQSAWPLGADSRFVFRKNFAKYELFKSNAQSLFPEVMVSSCLEANKSMAHSELIQNFLNSGSCPEVQGFLQLRETGRKVWKRFYFSLRRSGLYYSTKGTSKDPRHLQYFADLTESNIYYVTQGKKHYGTPTEFGFCIKPYKVRSGTKGLKLLCSEDEQSRTCWMAAFRLFKRSVSDNALVAMDFSGCTGRVIENPSEVLTAALEEAQAWRKKTTHRYSLPAACQTSPLSAAIHRTQPWFHGRISREDTQQLIGRQGLVDGVFLVRESQRNPKGFVLSLCHLQKVKHYLILPSEEEGRLYFTMDDGQTRFADLIQLVEFHQINRGILPCKLRHYCTCVAL, encoded by the exons atgccCGGTCCGGCGGGAGGGTGGCGGGACGCGGCGGGCGCTGCAG ATGATGCCATGGATGGGGGGGCCCAGCAGAGCGGCctccgggagccccccggggcgggcggcacGGAGCAGGAGGGGGATGCGGGCGaggggccgcccgccgccgaCCTCAGGCGCTCGCAGCCCCTCTTCATCCACGGCAGCAg CCGGCCACCGGCGGAGGAGGAGCCGCGCGCCTCGTcgctgccctgcatccccaacCCCTTCCccgagctctgcagcccctccaactcGCCCATCCTCAGCAGCCTCCCCGGCGGGCAGGGGCCCCCCCGTGAAGGCACCTGCCAC CTGGTGAAGGTGTTCAGCGAGGACGGATCCTGCCGCTCGCTGGAGGTGTCGGCGGGCACCACGGCGCGGCAGCTCTGCGAGATGCTGGTGCAGAGGACACACGCGCTGCACGACCACAGCTGGGCCCTGGTGGAGCTGCACCAGCACCTGGCCCTGG AGCGCTGCCTGGAGGACCACGAGTCGGTGGTGGAGGTGCAGAGCGCGTGGCCCCTCGGCGCCGACAGCCGCTTCGTCTTCCGCAAGAACTTCGCCAAGTACGAGCTCTTCAAGAGTAACGCG CAGTCGCTCTTCCCCGAGGTGATGGTGTCCAGCTGCCTGGAGGCGAACAAGAGCATGGCGCACTCGGAGCTCATCCAG AACTTCCTGAACTCCGGGAGCTGCCCCGAGGTCCAGGGCTTCCTGCAGCTGCGTGAGACCGGCCGCAAGGTCTGGAAGCGGTTCTACTTCtccctgcgccgctcggggctCTACTACTCCACCAAGGGCACGTCCAAG GACCCCCGACACCTGCAGTACTTCGCCGACCTCACCGAGTCCAACATCTACTACGTGACGCAGGGCAAGAAGCACTACGGGACGCCCACCGAGTTCGGCTTCTGCATCAAG CCTTACAAGGTGCGCAGCGGCACAAAGGGCctgaagctgctctgcagcgAGGACGAGCAGAGCCGGACCTGCTGGATGGCGGCTTTTCGCCTCTTCAAG CGGAGCGTGTCGGACAACGCGCTGGTGGCCATGGACTTCTCGGGGTGCACGGGGCGGGTGATCGAGAACCCCAGCGAGGTGCTGACGGCGGCGCTGGAGGAGGCACAGGCCTGGAGG AAGAAGACGACGCACCGGTACAGCCTGCCGGCTGCCTGCCAGACCTCCCCGCTCAGCGCCG CCATCCACCGCACCCAGCCCTGGTTCCACGGGCGCATCTCGCGGGAGGACACCCAGCAGCTCATCGGCCGCCAGGGGCTGGTGGATGG CGTGTTCCTGGTGCGGGAGAGCCAGCGCAACCCCAAGGGCTTCgtcctgtccctgtgccacctGCAGAAAGTCAAGCACTATCTCATCCTGCCG AGCGAGGAGGAGGGACGGCTCTACTTCACCATGGACGACGGGCAGACCCGCTTCGCCGACCTCATCCAGCTCGTGGAGTTTCACCAGATCAACCGCGGCATCCTGCCCTGCAAGCTGCGGCACTACTGCACCTGCGTGGCGCTCTGA
- the GRB7 gene encoding growth factor receptor-bound protein 7 isoform X2 gives MPGPAGGWRDAAGAADDAMDGGAQQSGLREPPGAGGTEQEGDAGEGPPAADLRRSQPLFIHGSSRPPAEEEPRASSLPCIPNPFPELCSPSNSPILSSLPGGQGPPREGTCHLVKVFSEDGSCRSLEVSAGTTARQLCEMLVQRTHALHDHSWALVELHQHLALERCLEDHESVVEVQSAWPLGADSRFVFRKNFAKYELFKSNAQSLFPEVMVSSCLEANKSMAHSELIQNFLNSGSCPEVQGFLQLRETGRKVWKRFYFSLRRSGLYYSTKGTSKDPRHLQYFADLTESNIYYVTQGKKHYGTPTEFGFCIKPYKVRSGTKGLKLLCSEDEQSRTCWMAAFRLFKYGMQLYRNYQQAQARLSQPPWIGPTALRSVSDNALVAMDFSGCTGRVIENPSEVLTAALEEAQAWRKTTHRYSLPAACQTSPLSAAIHRTQPWFHGRISREDTQQLIGRQGLVDGVFLVRESQRNPKGFVLSLCHLQKVKHYLILPSEEEGRLYFTMDDGQTRFADLIQLVEFHQINRGILPCKLRHYCTCVAL, from the exons atgccCGGTCCGGCGGGAGGGTGGCGGGACGCGGCGGGCGCTGCAG ATGATGCCATGGATGGGGGGGCCCAGCAGAGCGGCctccgggagccccccggggcgggcggcacGGAGCAGGAGGGGGATGCGGGCGaggggccgcccgccgccgaCCTCAGGCGCTCGCAGCCCCTCTTCATCCACGGCAGCAg CCGGCCACCGGCGGAGGAGGAGCCGCGCGCCTCGTcgctgccctgcatccccaacCCCTTCCccgagctctgcagcccctccaactcGCCCATCCTCAGCAGCCTCCCCGGCGGGCAGGGGCCCCCCCGTGAAGGCACCTGCCAC CTGGTGAAGGTGTTCAGCGAGGACGGATCCTGCCGCTCGCTGGAGGTGTCGGCGGGCACCACGGCGCGGCAGCTCTGCGAGATGCTGGTGCAGAGGACACACGCGCTGCACGACCACAGCTGGGCCCTGGTGGAGCTGCACCAGCACCTGGCCCTGG AGCGCTGCCTGGAGGACCACGAGTCGGTGGTGGAGGTGCAGAGCGCGTGGCCCCTCGGCGCCGACAGCCGCTTCGTCTTCCGCAAGAACTTCGCCAAGTACGAGCTCTTCAAGAGTAACGCG CAGTCGCTCTTCCCCGAGGTGATGGTGTCCAGCTGCCTGGAGGCGAACAAGAGCATGGCGCACTCGGAGCTCATCCAG AACTTCCTGAACTCCGGGAGCTGCCCCGAGGTCCAGGGCTTCCTGCAGCTGCGTGAGACCGGCCGCAAGGTCTGGAAGCGGTTCTACTTCtccctgcgccgctcggggctCTACTACTCCACCAAGGGCACGTCCAAG GACCCCCGACACCTGCAGTACTTCGCCGACCTCACCGAGTCCAACATCTACTACGTGACGCAGGGCAAGAAGCACTACGGGACGCCCACCGAGTTCGGCTTCTGCATCAAG CCTTACAAGGTGCGCAGCGGCACAAAGGGCctgaagctgctctgcagcgAGGACGAGCAGAGCCGGACCTGCTGGATGGCGGCTTTTCGCCTCTTCAAG TACGGCATGCAGCTCTACCGTAACTACCAGCAAGCGCAGGCCCGGCTGAGCCAGCCCCCCTGGATTGGCCCCACGGCCCTG CGGAGCGTGTCGGACAACGCGCTGGTGGCCATGGACTTCTCGGGGTGCACGGGGCGGGTGATCGAGAACCCCAGCGAGGTGCTGACGGCGGCGCTGGAGGAGGCACAGGCCTGGAGG AAGACGACGCACCGGTACAGCCTGCCGGCTGCCTGCCAGACCTCCCCGCTCAGCGCCG CCATCCACCGCACCCAGCCCTGGTTCCACGGGCGCATCTCGCGGGAGGACACCCAGCAGCTCATCGGCCGCCAGGGGCTGGTGGATGG CGTGTTCCTGGTGCGGGAGAGCCAGCGCAACCCCAAGGGCTTCgtcctgtccctgtgccacctGCAGAAAGTCAAGCACTATCTCATCCTGCCG AGCGAGGAGGAGGGACGGCTCTACTTCACCATGGACGACGGGCAGACCCGCTTCGCCGACCTCATCCAGCTCGTGGAGTTTCACCAGATCAACCGCGGCATCCTGCCCTGCAAGCTGCGGCACTACTGCACCTGCGTGGCGCTCTGA
- the GRB7 gene encoding growth factor receptor-bound protein 7 isoform X1 — translation MPGPAGGWRDAAGAADDAMDGGAQQSGLREPPGAGGTEQEGDAGEGPPAADLRRSQPLFIHGSSRPPAEEEPRASSLPCIPNPFPELCSPSNSPILSSLPGGQGPPREGTCHLVKVFSEDGSCRSLEVSAGTTARQLCEMLVQRTHALHDHSWALVELHQHLALERCLEDHESVVEVQSAWPLGADSRFVFRKNFAKYELFKSNASLFPEVMVSSCLEANKSMAHSELIQNFLNSGSCPEVQGFLQLRETGRKVWKRFYFSLRRSGLYYSTKGTSKDPRHLQYFADLTESNIYYVTQGKKHYGTPTEFGFCIKPYKVRSGTKGLKLLCSEDEQSRTCWMAAFRLFKYGMQLYRNYQQAQARLSQPPWIGPTALRSVSDNALVAMDFSGCTGRVIENPSEVLTAALEEAQAWRKKTTHRYSLPAACQTSPLSAAIHRTQPWFHGRISREDTQQLIGRQGLVDGVFLVRESQRNPKGFVLSLCHLQKVKHYLILPSEEEGRLYFTMDDGQTRFADLIQLVEFHQINRGILPCKLRHYCTCVAL, via the exons atgccCGGTCCGGCGGGAGGGTGGCGGGACGCGGCGGGCGCTGCAG ATGATGCCATGGATGGGGGGGCCCAGCAGAGCGGCctccgggagccccccggggcgggcggcacGGAGCAGGAGGGGGATGCGGGCGaggggccgcccgccgccgaCCTCAGGCGCTCGCAGCCCCTCTTCATCCACGGCAGCAg CCGGCCACCGGCGGAGGAGGAGCCGCGCGCCTCGTcgctgccctgcatccccaacCCCTTCCccgagctctgcagcccctccaactcGCCCATCCTCAGCAGCCTCCCCGGCGGGCAGGGGCCCCCCCGTGAAGGCACCTGCCAC CTGGTGAAGGTGTTCAGCGAGGACGGATCCTGCCGCTCGCTGGAGGTGTCGGCGGGCACCACGGCGCGGCAGCTCTGCGAGATGCTGGTGCAGAGGACACACGCGCTGCACGACCACAGCTGGGCCCTGGTGGAGCTGCACCAGCACCTGGCCCTGG AGCGCTGCCTGGAGGACCACGAGTCGGTGGTGGAGGTGCAGAGCGCGTGGCCCCTCGGCGCCGACAGCCGCTTCGTCTTCCGCAAGAACTTCGCCAAGTACGAGCTCTTCAAGAGTAACGCG TCGCTCTTCCCCGAGGTGATGGTGTCCAGCTGCCTGGAGGCGAACAAGAGCATGGCGCACTCGGAGCTCATCCAG AACTTCCTGAACTCCGGGAGCTGCCCCGAGGTCCAGGGCTTCCTGCAGCTGCGTGAGACCGGCCGCAAGGTCTGGAAGCGGTTCTACTTCtccctgcgccgctcggggctCTACTACTCCACCAAGGGCACGTCCAAG GACCCCCGACACCTGCAGTACTTCGCCGACCTCACCGAGTCCAACATCTACTACGTGACGCAGGGCAAGAAGCACTACGGGACGCCCACCGAGTTCGGCTTCTGCATCAAG CCTTACAAGGTGCGCAGCGGCACAAAGGGCctgaagctgctctgcagcgAGGACGAGCAGAGCCGGACCTGCTGGATGGCGGCTTTTCGCCTCTTCAAG TACGGCATGCAGCTCTACCGTAACTACCAGCAAGCGCAGGCCCGGCTGAGCCAGCCCCCCTGGATTGGCCCCACGGCCCTG CGGAGCGTGTCGGACAACGCGCTGGTGGCCATGGACTTCTCGGGGTGCACGGGGCGGGTGATCGAGAACCCCAGCGAGGTGCTGACGGCGGCGCTGGAGGAGGCACAGGCCTGGAGG AAGAAGACGACGCACCGGTACAGCCTGCCGGCTGCCTGCCAGACCTCCCCGCTCAGCGCCG CCATCCACCGCACCCAGCCCTGGTTCCACGGGCGCATCTCGCGGGAGGACACCCAGCAGCTCATCGGCCGCCAGGGGCTGGTGGATGG CGTGTTCCTGGTGCGGGAGAGCCAGCGCAACCCCAAGGGCTTCgtcctgtccctgtgccacctGCAGAAAGTCAAGCACTATCTCATCCTGCCG AGCGAGGAGGAGGGACGGCTCTACTTCACCATGGACGACGGGCAGACCCGCTTCGCCGACCTCATCCAGCTCGTGGAGTTTCACCAGATCAACCGCGGCATCCTGCCCTGCAAGCTGCGGCACTACTGCACCTGCGTGGCGCTCTGA
- the GRB7 gene encoding growth factor receptor-bound protein 7 isoform X5, with protein MPGPAGGWRDAAGAADDAMDGGAQQSGLREPPGAGGTEQEGDAGEGPPAADLRRSQPLFIHGSSRPPAEEEPRASSLPCIPNPFPELCSPSNSPILSSLPGGQGPPREGTCHLVKVFSEDGSCRSLEVSAGTTARQLCEMLVQRTHALHDHSWALVELHQHLALERCLEDHESVVEVQSAWPLGADSRFVFRKNFAKYELFKSNAQSLFPEVMVSSCLEANKSMAHSELIQNFLNSGSCPEVQGFLQLRETGRKVWKRFYFSLRRSGLYYSTKGTSKDPRHLQYFADLTESNIYYVTQGKKHYGTPTEFGFCIKPYKVRSGTKGLKLLCSEDEQSRTCWMAAFRLFKYGMQLYRNYQQAQARLSQPPWIGPTALRSVSDNALVAMDFSGCTGRVIENPSEVLTAALEEAQAWRKKTTHRYSLPAACQTSPLSAAIHRTQPWFHGRISREDTQQLIGRQGLVDGVFLVRESQRNPKGFVLSLCHLQKVKHYLILPSEEEGRLYFTMDDGQTRFADLIQLVEFHQINRGILPCKLRHYCTCVAL; from the exons atgccCGGTCCGGCGGGAGGGTGGCGGGACGCGGCGGGCGCTGCAG ATGATGCCATGGATGGGGGGGCCCAGCAGAGCGGCctccgggagccccccggggcgggcggcacGGAGCAGGAGGGGGATGCGGGCGaggggccgcccgccgccgaCCTCAGGCGCTCGCAGCCCCTCTTCATCCACGGCAGCAg CCGGCCACCGGCGGAGGAGGAGCCGCGCGCCTCGTcgctgccctgcatccccaacCCCTTCCccgagctctgcagcccctccaactcGCCCATCCTCAGCAGCCTCCCCGGCGGGCAGGGGCCCCCCCGTGAAGGCACCTGCCAC CTGGTGAAGGTGTTCAGCGAGGACGGATCCTGCCGCTCGCTGGAGGTGTCGGCGGGCACCACGGCGCGGCAGCTCTGCGAGATGCTGGTGCAGAGGACACACGCGCTGCACGACCACAGCTGGGCCCTGGTGGAGCTGCACCAGCACCTGGCCCTGG AGCGCTGCCTGGAGGACCACGAGTCGGTGGTGGAGGTGCAGAGCGCGTGGCCCCTCGGCGCCGACAGCCGCTTCGTCTTCCGCAAGAACTTCGCCAAGTACGAGCTCTTCAAGAGTAACGCG CAGTCGCTCTTCCCCGAGGTGATGGTGTCCAGCTGCCTGGAGGCGAACAAGAGCATGGCGCACTCGGAGCTCATCCAG AACTTCCTGAACTCCGGGAGCTGCCCCGAGGTCCAGGGCTTCCTGCAGCTGCGTGAGACCGGCCGCAAGGTCTGGAAGCGGTTCTACTTCtccctgcgccgctcggggctCTACTACTCCACCAAGGGCACGTCCAAG GACCCCCGACACCTGCAGTACTTCGCCGACCTCACCGAGTCCAACATCTACTACGTGACGCAGGGCAAGAAGCACTACGGGACGCCCACCGAGTTCGGCTTCTGCATCAAG CCTTACAAGGTGCGCAGCGGCACAAAGGGCctgaagctgctctgcagcgAGGACGAGCAGAGCCGGACCTGCTGGATGGCGGCTTTTCGCCTCTTCAAG TACGGCATGCAGCTCTACCGTAACTACCAGCAAGCGCAGGCCCGGCTGAGCCAGCCCCCCTGGATTGGCCCCACGGCCCTG CGGAGCGTGTCGGACAACGCGCTGGTGGCCATGGACTTCTCGGGGTGCACGGGGCGGGTGATCGAGAACCCCAGCGAGGTGCTGACGGCGGCGCTGGAGGAGGCACAGGCCTGGAGG AAGAAGACGACGCACCGGTACAGCCTGCCGGCTGCCTGCCAGACCTCCCCGCTCAGCGCCG CCATCCACCGCACCCAGCCCTGGTTCCACGGGCGCATCTCGCGGGAGGACACCCAGCAGCTCATCGGCCGCCAGGGGCTGGTGGATGG CGTGTTCCTGGTGCGGGAGAGCCAGCGCAACCCCAAGGGCTTCgtcctgtccctgtgccacctGCAGAAAGTCAAGCACTATCTCATCCTGCCG AGCGAGGAGGAGGGACGGCTCTACTTCACCATGGACGACGGGCAGACCCGCTTCGCCGACCTCATCCAGCTCGTGGAGTTTCACCAGATCAACCGCGGCATCCTGCCCTGCAAGCTGCGGCACTACTGCACCTGCGTGGCGCTCTGA
- the GRB7 gene encoding growth factor receptor-bound protein 7 isoform X3: protein MPGPAGGWRDAAGAADDAMDGGAQQSGLREPPGAGGTEQEGDAGEGPPAADLRRSQPLFIHGSSRPPAEEEPRASSLPCIPNPFPELCSPSNSPILSSLPGGQGPPREGTCHLVKVFSEDGSCRSLEVSAGTTARQLCEMLVQRTHALHDHSWALVELHQHLALERCLEDHESVVEVQSAWPLGADSRFVFRKNFAKYELFKSNAQSLFPEVMVSSCLEANKSMAHSELIQNFLNSGSCPEVQGFLQLRETGRKVWKRFYFSLRRSGLYYSTKGTSKGKKHYGTPTEFGFCIKPYKVRSGTKGLKLLCSEDEQSRTCWMAAFRLFKYGMQLYRNYQQAQARLSQPPWIGPTALRSVSDNALVAMDFSGCTGRVIENPSEVLTAALEEAQAWRKKTTHRYSLPAACQTSPLSAAIHRTQPWFHGRISREDTQQLIGRQGLVDGVFLVRESQRNPKGFVLSLCHLQKVKHYLILPSEEEGRLYFTMDDGQTRFADLIQLVEFHQINRGILPCKLRHYCTCVAL from the exons atgccCGGTCCGGCGGGAGGGTGGCGGGACGCGGCGGGCGCTGCAG ATGATGCCATGGATGGGGGGGCCCAGCAGAGCGGCctccgggagccccccggggcgggcggcacGGAGCAGGAGGGGGATGCGGGCGaggggccgcccgccgccgaCCTCAGGCGCTCGCAGCCCCTCTTCATCCACGGCAGCAg CCGGCCACCGGCGGAGGAGGAGCCGCGCGCCTCGTcgctgccctgcatccccaacCCCTTCCccgagctctgcagcccctccaactcGCCCATCCTCAGCAGCCTCCCCGGCGGGCAGGGGCCCCCCCGTGAAGGCACCTGCCAC CTGGTGAAGGTGTTCAGCGAGGACGGATCCTGCCGCTCGCTGGAGGTGTCGGCGGGCACCACGGCGCGGCAGCTCTGCGAGATGCTGGTGCAGAGGACACACGCGCTGCACGACCACAGCTGGGCCCTGGTGGAGCTGCACCAGCACCTGGCCCTGG AGCGCTGCCTGGAGGACCACGAGTCGGTGGTGGAGGTGCAGAGCGCGTGGCCCCTCGGCGCCGACAGCCGCTTCGTCTTCCGCAAGAACTTCGCCAAGTACGAGCTCTTCAAGAGTAACGCG CAGTCGCTCTTCCCCGAGGTGATGGTGTCCAGCTGCCTGGAGGCGAACAAGAGCATGGCGCACTCGGAGCTCATCCAG AACTTCCTGAACTCCGGGAGCTGCCCCGAGGTCCAGGGCTTCCTGCAGCTGCGTGAGACCGGCCGCAAGGTCTGGAAGCGGTTCTACTTCtccctgcgccgctcggggctCTACTACTCCACCAAGGGCACGTCCAAG GGCAAGAAGCACTACGGGACGCCCACCGAGTTCGGCTTCTGCATCAAG CCTTACAAGGTGCGCAGCGGCACAAAGGGCctgaagctgctctgcagcgAGGACGAGCAGAGCCGGACCTGCTGGATGGCGGCTTTTCGCCTCTTCAAG TACGGCATGCAGCTCTACCGTAACTACCAGCAAGCGCAGGCCCGGCTGAGCCAGCCCCCCTGGATTGGCCCCACGGCCCTG CGGAGCGTGTCGGACAACGCGCTGGTGGCCATGGACTTCTCGGGGTGCACGGGGCGGGTGATCGAGAACCCCAGCGAGGTGCTGACGGCGGCGCTGGAGGAGGCACAGGCCTGGAGG AAGAAGACGACGCACCGGTACAGCCTGCCGGCTGCCTGCCAGACCTCCCCGCTCAGCGCCG CCATCCACCGCACCCAGCCCTGGTTCCACGGGCGCATCTCGCGGGAGGACACCCAGCAGCTCATCGGCCGCCAGGGGCTGGTGGATGG CGTGTTCCTGGTGCGGGAGAGCCAGCGCAACCCCAAGGGCTTCgtcctgtccctgtgccacctGCAGAAAGTCAAGCACTATCTCATCCTGCCG AGCGAGGAGGAGGGACGGCTCTACTTCACCATGGACGACGGGCAGACCCGCTTCGCCGACCTCATCCAGCTCGTGGAGTTTCACCAGATCAACCGCGGCATCCTGCCCTGCAAGCTGCGGCACTACTGCACCTGCGTGGCGCTCTGA
- the MIEN1 gene encoding migration and invasion enhancer 1, whose amino-acid sequence MSGGAGAAAAAGTGAGDSSGSGSERRVRIVVEYCEPCGFEATYQELASAVKEEYPDIEIESRLGGTGAFEIEINGQLVFSKLENGGFPYEKDLIEAIRRARNGEPLEKITNSRPPCIIL is encoded by the exons atgagcggcggggcaggggcggcggcggcggccgggaccggggccggggaCAGCTCCGGTTCCGGTTCCGAGCGGCGGGTCCGCATCGTGGTGGAGTACTG cgAGCCCTGCGGCTTCGAGGCCACGTACCAGGAGCTGGCGAGCGCCGTGAAGGAGGAGTACCCCGACATCGAGATCGAGTCCCGCCTGGGGGGCACCG GTGCCTTTGAGATCGAGATCAACGGGCAGCTGGTCTTCTCCAAGCTGGAGAACGGAGGCTTTCCCTACGAGAAGGAC CTGATCGAGGCGATCCGCAGAGCCCGCAATGGGGAGCCCCTGGAGAAGATCACCAACAGCCGCCCCCCCTGCATCATCCTGTAG